GACTCAATCCATTCGATATAGCCCCTACAGTTTTAGGTAATTCTAGATTTATACATCCATATTACGACAGATTCTTAACAGTAAGAGAGCAAGCCAGACTAATGTCATATCCAGATAATCATATATTTATTGGAAGTAGAGACGAACAATACAACCAAATAGGAGAAGCAGTTCCAGTAGCCTTATCAGCCTCTATAGCATCTTATATAAGGGGATATATTGATGGATATAATAATAGGTTTACATAATACAACAAGCTCTCAAAGACTAATAGATTTTGCAAAAGTTATATTCAATTTTGATATTAAATATTTTGTAATTACAAAAGTAAGCGGAACAGCAGCTCAAGTAGGTATACCAGAAGTAAGCAGATTAGCCTTTAAAAATAATAAATCAATAATAATTTTACCAGATCTGAAAGATGCTATTGATTTATTAAAGCCAACCCAAACATTACTAATTGGATATAATCAAGGACAAGAATTTAAATCCGATTTTATAGACAAAAATGTAAATGGTACCTACTATATCGTATTTTCTGGAATAGAAAGTGGATTTTCTAAATTAGAACAATCACTCGGTACAACTTTTAAAATTCCATACCTTAACTCTGATATAGGAGCCAACGCATTAGCCTCAATATTCTTATATTGCTATCTTCAGCAAAAAAAGGAGAAAATTTAAATAGCGTATTTTTTAATATGTATGTTGTTGGGCCCGTCGTCTAGCCTGGTTAGGACGTTGCCCTTACAAGGCAAAGGTCCTGGGTTCAAATCCCAGCGGGCCCACTGTGGGGATACACCACACCCCAAACTATTTTCTTTCATTTTAAGATATGATTCTACTATGTCATCTAAAGGACCGACGTAATGTTCCTTTCCGTCAGTACTCGACACTCTCGATAAATAGACATAATACCGTCTTTTAACTTCACGTATAATTATATCACCAAATGTATAAGTCTTCTTTTTATTAGCCGACACCCCTAAAACCCCACTCTTAATTTTACATTTCCCATTTTCATTTTTCATTACTGATGATATATAAGAAAAAATATTAGATTTTTACCATGATGTCGTCATGTAGTTAAAAATTTTACATATATAAGTTCCCTTTATCAAGATAGACTTACAATTAATTATACTGAAAAACCTAGAAATTATTTATACCTATCCGACGACACTATGGATTTTTACTGTTTCCATTATTAAGGAATCCTTCAAATTTCCTTTTTAAAGACGATAATAGAACCTTTTAACCAGAAAGATAGATTTTAAAATAAGGTCCACGTAATGCTTTTTAGGTGAAAATTTGGCAGAAACTGCTCACAAAGTTCTTGCAGAATCAGTAGGCAGTGTAGTTCTAGTGAAGTTGAAAGGCAATAAGGAAGTAAGAGGATTACTAAAGAGCTACGATCAGCACATGAACTTAGTTCTATCAGATTCAGAAGAAATACAAAGCGATGGAAGCGGTAAGAAGATAGGCACAATAGTTATAAGAGGAGATAATGTAATACTTATATCTCCAATACAGCAATAGCAAAGGTGAGATTAGATGAAAGGTACACCTTCATTTGGTAAAATGAATAAAGGGGCAACACATATAAGATGTAGAAGATGCGGAAGAAACTCATATAACCCGAGAAAGCATTATTGTGCAGCATGCGGATTTGGAAAGTCTAAGAGAATAAAAACGTACAGCTGGAAAAATAAGAAAATAAATGGGGTAAGACTAGTTTAATGAGCTCATTCGGTTGGAGTTGGCAATTAGAGTGGCAAAGTCCATGTGAATTCCATGCACATTTGATTAATAGAGTAATTGTAGATTTAAAAACTGAATTTCAAAGAATAATGGTAGTAGAATTTGCAACATACGGTAAGGCTCTAATTATTGACGGTAAAATTCAATCCAGCGTTGCAGATGAGTTCATATATCATGAAACCTTAGTACATCCTCTATTATTAAGTATAGAAAATCCTAAAAATGTTCTAATTTTAGGTGGAGGAGAAGGTGCAACTCTAAGAGAAGTTCTAAAGAACAATTTAGTTGAAAAAGCTACAATGGTTGATATTGATAAAGCAGTTATTGATTTTGCCAAGCAATACTTAACTGAATGGCACCAAGGTTCATTTGACAATAAAAGAGCAAACATAGTAATATCAGACGCAAAGAAGTTTATCGATAACACAACAGAATCTTATGACGCAATAGTTCTTGATCTTACAGATCCAATTAAAGGAAATACATCATATAAACTTTATACAAAAGAATTCTATGAAGAGATTAAACACCATTTAAATAAAGGAGGAGCTATAGTTACTCAAGCTACTTCTCCATCATTCTCATTAGACGTATTTTCGACTATAATGAATACATTAAGAAACACATTCAAACTAGTTAGCGCATCAATAGTTTATGTTCCTTCATTTGATGGATTATGGGGATTCGTATATGCATCAGATTACGTTAATCCTATAGTATTAACCAGAGATCAAATAGATAAAAAAATAAAAGAAAGAATAGTGGGAGAACTAAGATTCTATGACGGAGAGACTCATAATACAATATTTAATATTCCTAAGCACATAAGGAAAGTTATACAACAAGAAACTAGAATATCTACGGAAAATAACCCGATATATGTACCAGCTTGATTTTTAAGTATAAAATTAAAAAAGTTATATGATGCCGGGGTGCCCGAGCGGAATAAGGGGGTAGGCTCGAGATCTTTCCAGCGTTAGATGAGCGACCTACTGTCCGAAAGGACTCGCGGGTCCGAATCCCGTCCCCGGCGCATTGCGAGGGTGCCCGAGCTAGGTCAAAGGGGGTAGGTTCAGGCCCTACTGGCGAAGGCCTGCGTGGGTCCGAGTCCCACCCCTCGCATTTCCAGAGTGTATTTTGTATCTTTTTCTTTTCTGATCTAAATTGCATATACAGCTTATACTCCATAAAATTGTACACATGATGTTTGATTAACATTTAACGAAACTAGATGAGGTATTACTTTCCTTAAAAAACTTTTTAGGTATTTTTGAATTAATGAAAAAACCTTACTCCAAAAAGATAAAAGAAGCATCTTATATAAGCAATCCTGTAAAAGTCTAATCTAATCTCGATCGAGGGGAATGATCGATCTGATATCTTATA
This genomic window from Acidianus manzaensis contains:
- a CDS encoding RecB-family nuclease — its product is MMDIIIGLHNTTSSQRLIDFAKVIFNFDIKYFVITKVSGTAAQVGIPEVSRLAFKNNKSIIILPDLKDAIDLLKPTQTLLIGYNQGQEFKSDFIDKNVNGTYYIVFSGIESGFSKLEQSLGTTFKIPYLNSDIGANALASIFLYCYLQQKKEKI
- a CDS encoding LSM domain-containing protein; its protein translation is MAETAHKVLAESVGSVVLVKLKGNKEVRGLLKSYDQHMNLVLSDSEEIQSDGSGKKIGTIVIRGDNVILISPIQQ
- a CDS encoding 50S ribosomal protein L37e gives rise to the protein MKGTPSFGKMNKGATHIRCRRCGRNSYNPRKHYCAACGFGKSKRIKTYSWKNKKINGVRLV
- the speE gene encoding polyamine aminopropyltransferase yields the protein MSSFGWSWQLEWQSPCEFHAHLINRVIVDLKTEFQRIMVVEFATYGKALIIDGKIQSSVADEFIYHETLVHPLLLSIENPKNVLILGGGEGATLREVLKNNLVEKATMVDIDKAVIDFAKQYLTEWHQGSFDNKRANIVISDAKKFIDNTTESYDAIVLDLTDPIKGNTSYKLYTKEFYEEIKHHLNKGGAIVTQATSPSFSLDVFSTIMNTLRNTFKLVSASIVYVPSFDGLWGFVYASDYVNPIVLTRDQIDKKIKERIVGELRFYDGETHNTIFNIPKHIRKVIQQETRISTENNPIYVPA